The Aerosakkonema funiforme FACHB-1375 genome segment GGATCTATTTAATTCACCTACTACCCGGAGAGCGATTCCCAAACTTTGCATTCCTTTAACTTTGATTGGTGTATCCGGTTGTGTTTTTAAGTTGGCATTTATTTGGTCTAAAGTTTCGATCGCCTGACGGTATAGCCCCAAGCGTTGCAAAGCTTGAGCTTGGTTAATCTGGCTTTTTGTTATTCCTGTCAAATCTCCTACTTGTTTGTAAATCTCAGCAGCTTGTTTCCAAGTATCCAAAGCTTCTTCCGGCTGACCGACAGACAATTGTAAAAGTCCTTTTACCTCGAAAGCTTGGGCTAATATCCGTTTTTTTTCTGCGCTATCGGATTGCGTTTGCAAGCGGTTCAGGCTGTTGGTAATTGCTTCATTTGCCTTTGCGAAATCGCCAGTTTGCCGATAAACTAAAGCCAGATTTCGCCAAACCCGCGCTTGACCTAATTCATCGCTTTGGGATGCGTAATTGGCGGCTAGCTGCTGCAAGAGATCGATCGCCTCTTGAAACTGTCCCGTTTCATAAAGTTCCTGAGCTTGTTCTTCCAAACGATTTGCTGTGATTTCGCTTGTTACTTGCGATGATGCAGATACTTGAGAAATAACCAAATCGCGCTTTTCAATTTGTCGTTGAGCGTTTGTATAATACGGCAAGCTTGCCGAAGTTTTTTCTATCCAAATCGCACAGATAAAAGCTAATATTACCAGAGTAAGATAGGTTAAATATTTGATTTTCATTTGCTTATTTTTCCCGATCTCAAAATACTATCTTTGGGCTGATGCGCCACAACTGGGATGAATTAAACTAGGAGGGTGTACAGTAGCGACTGGAGCTTCCGCAGTCAGAATAACTCTTCCGTCCGCAGCAACTATCCAGCCTTGCGCTTCCTGAATTCCTGAGTGCTGAGTGAAAATTCTCCCCCGCTGACCCGCTGACCCGCTGACCCGCTCCCTCACTCCCCCGCTGACCCGCTCCCTTCCTGCCCACTCAACAGCTACAATCTCGCCAGTCAGGGGGTCATTGGGATTGGGAGGTAAACCACCCCGTCCCGTTACTACGAAAGAACTGCTCGCCACTTGTTGAGGAGTGCAAAAGTTTCTGGCAACCAATCCCTCCACATCTATCACATTTGTAGGTAAAACCACTAATCCAGCACTGGTATCCACATCCGGCGTATCAATTTCTACAGTACCGCTGAACTGTGCGCCCAGAGCAGAACTGGCGGTGATGTCGCTGGTCAAATCGTTTGGTTCGTTGCGGAACTGGGTGCCAAAGATACCAATAGTATTGATGCTTACTTGACCGCCTCGGCTATTTGTCGCGTTGGCGGTGATATCGCTATTTTCCAAACCCACCAAGTTATCCGTATTTATATTGATATTCCCGCCTGGGTCGTCACCTGTCGAATTGGTGGTAATGGCGCTGTTGCGGCGTAGTATCAAAGATTCTCGTGTTTGGATATTGATGTTGCCCAGTCCTGCTGTGCTGTCAGCTGTCAGATTGCCAGAGTTATCGAGCTGGATAGAGCCAGCCTGAATCTCCAAACTACCTGCGGCTCCCAACCCCTCGCTGCGTACAGATAAGGCGCTGTTAATTAGCTTACCGCCGAGTGTACCCGTACCAGTTACTTGCAGTAAATCGGTAGCATTTACTGTTAAAGTTCCGCCTGGGCCATCAGCAAAAGCGCCGGCTCTAACTGTTCCCCCATTTTGAACGATTAACTGCTCTGCGTTGATGGTTAAATTTCCGCTGGAATTTGGCCCGAAATTGTCTGCGGAGATTCTCGCTCCATCTCGGACAATTAACCTGTCGGTGGTAATCGTTAACTCTCCCACTTTCCCGGTAGCACCTTCTTCTGCGGAAGCAAACAAGCCGCTGCTACCGCGAATTAAATCAGCATCTGAGGTCGCACCAATTAGTTCAACAGACTCGGAAGCATTGATAATCAAATCCCCTCCATTCCCCTCACTGAAAGTGGAAGTTGCGATCTGTCCGCCACCTTGAATTGTGAGTCGTCTAGTTTCGATCGTCAAATTGCCGCTATTACCCGTAGCTGGCTCCCCCGTAAAAGGATCGAGATTAACCCCCGCACCAATACCACCAGATCCTTTTGGGTCGGGGTTTGTACCGATCAATTCTATAGACTCGGAAGCTCTCACCGTCAAATTACCCGCTCGACCGGCATTAAAAGTATTCGTGCTTACCAATGCGCCATCGCGAATAATTAGCCGTCGGGTTTCCACTGTTAAGTTTCCCCCATTACCTGTGGAATAAGCTTGTGCAGATAAGATGGTGGGAAATAAGGGCTCATTGGGTCTGACTCCAATCAGTTCTACCGACTCGGAAGCAACTACCGTTAAATCTCCTGCATTACCCTCACCGGCAGAGATATTATTGAGATTTGCACCATCTCGAACGCTTAATCTGCGAGTTTTAACGGTTAAGTTGCCAGTTGCGCCAGTTCCTTGTGTGATATTCGATATCTGGGTAAAAATATTAGCCTCACTGAAAGCCGGGTTAAATCCACCTGATAGTTCTACTGATTCGGAGGTATTAATATCTATATTTCCCCCGGATTGGGAAACATTACTGTAATAAATTACCGCTCCTTCGGTCAGCGTCAACCGCCTTGCTTGCACCTGGATATCCCCGCCCCCTTCGCCGCTGGTATCGACGATCGCTGCTTGCGATAAGCTGATATCTCGGAAGTTCTGCACCCCATCGTAATTCAACGCCCAACCACCCCTACTCACCTCCCCTGTTGAGGGGGGAATTGGACTCAAGTTGACAAAGCTGCGATCGCCAACGCTACCTAACTCAATCCGTCCCTGAGATGCTTTCATTGTGCCGCCTTCTAGCAGTACATCACCACCAACTAGGGCGAAAGTGCTACCCACAGGTACTTGAAGCGTCGGTTCTGGGGTGCCGTCGGCACTTCTGTTGATAATCTGACCTGGATTTGCGCCATATTGCAAGCCCAAGGGAAGATTGATGCTGAGCAAGGGAGGAGCTTGGGGATTTGTGGCGCTAAATTCTATACCATCGGCAA includes the following:
- a CDS encoding beta strand repeat-containing protein, whose amino-acid sequence is MSTYGWIGCCWRMWICFWVGGVVLSSQNTVAQVVPDATLGSESSVITPQTIKGLPSDRIDGGAIRGGNLFHSFREFNVGEGQGAYFSNPDGIERILTRVTGGNISQILGTLGVLGNADLFLINPNGIIFGSNSRLDLNGSLIGSTASSIRFADGIEFSATNPQAPPLLSINLPLGLQYGANPGQIINRSADGTPEPTLQVPVGSTFALVGGDVLLEGGTMKASQGRIELGSVGDRSFVNLSPIPPSTGEVSRGGWALNYDGVQNFRDISLSQAAIVDTSGEGGGDIQVQARRLTLTEGAVIYYSNVSQSGGNIDINTSESVELSGGFNPAFSEANIFTQISNITQGTGATGNLTVKTRRLSVRDGANLNNISAGEGNAGDLTVVASESVELIGVRPNEPLFPTILSAQAYSTGNGGNLTVETRRLIIRDGALVSTNTFNAGRAGNLTVRASESIELIGTNPDPKGSGGIGAGVNLDPFTGEPATGNSGNLTIETRRLTIQGGGQIATSTFSEGNGGDLIINASESVELIGATSDADLIRGSSGLFASAEEGATGKVGELTITTDRLIVRDGARISADNFGPNSSGNLTINAEQLIVQNGGTVRAGAFADGPGGTLTVNATDLLQVTGTGTLGGKLINSALSVRSEGLGAAGSLEIQAGSIQLDNSGNLTADSTAGLGNINIQTRESLILRRNSAITTNSTGDDPGGNININTDNLVGLENSDITANATNSRGGQVSINTIGIFGTQFRNEPNDLTSDITASSALGAQFSGTVEIDTPDVDTSAGLVVLPTNVIDVEGLVARNFCTPQQVASSSFVVTGRGGLPPNPNDPLTGEIVAVEWAGRERVSGGVRERVSGSAGQRGRIFTQHSGIQEAQGWIVAADGRVILTAEAPVATVHPPSLIHPSCGASAQR